A window of Amycolatopsis australiensis contains these coding sequences:
- a CDS encoding DUF6801 domain-containing protein, whose amino-acid sequence MTRLRNLSLKAVTTAAAVSAFGMALTGVASADTAYNAAATYRCTFPGIPQQDVAITASLTGPDSVPAGTTVTPGNVGGTATISAAVHTLLTAVGYDGIRGTATVPVTAARGTVSGPASGLSIPETIYPAGGPITVVISQVATSSIPTYTAPATAGSDTLSLGTPITAALQFHKASGNTWANWNMSCTPKTTSPAQNLAFSPNFVIT is encoded by the coding sequence ATGACCCGACTCAGGAACCTGTCCCTCAAAGCAGTCACGACCGCGGCCGCGGTCAGCGCGTTCGGCATGGCGCTGACCGGCGTGGCCTCGGCCGACACCGCCTACAACGCGGCGGCCACCTACCGGTGCACCTTCCCGGGCATCCCGCAGCAGGACGTGGCGATCACCGCGTCCCTGACCGGGCCGGACTCCGTCCCCGCGGGCACCACCGTCACGCCGGGCAACGTCGGTGGCACCGCGACCATCTCGGCCGCGGTCCACACGCTGCTGACCGCCGTCGGCTACGACGGCATCCGCGGCACGGCGACGGTCCCGGTGACCGCCGCCCGCGGCACGGTTTCCGGACCGGCCAGCGGCCTGAGCATCCCGGAGACGATCTACCCGGCCGGCGGCCCGATCACGGTGGTCATCAGCCAGGTGGCGACCTCGTCGATCCCCACCTACACGGCGCCGGCGACCGCGGGCAGCGACACGCTCTCGCTCGGCACGCCGATCACCGCGGCCCTGCAGTTCCACAAGGCCTCCGGCAACACCTGGGCGAACTGGAACATGAGCTGCACGCCGAAGACGACGAGCCCGGCGCAGAACCTGGCGTTCTCGCCGAACTTCGTCATCACCTGA
- a CDS encoding MCE family protein, with translation MKGLRRVTTLAMGCCLVLTACSGEFKGVYDLPLPGGADVGDHPYHVTVQFADVLDLVPQAAVKVGDVPVGRVQAIRLGTDGWTAEAVVEVNGDVVLPADAVARLRQSSLLGEKFVELAAPEGGQAKEKLADNAVIPVSRTNRNPEFEEVFGALSLLLNGGGIGQLQTINRELSRVMTGNESQIRSFLSGVDTLATDLDAHRQDITAALDGVNRLATTLADRDKQVSGALTDLTPGLRTLTDQRSQLVAMLQSLDDLSGVATDVIHKSKDDLVADLRALAPILHRLADAGASLPKALEILPSFPYTDAVIPAIKGDYLNVYASVIPAPGVTLPPPGEGTPPGLPTLPLPSTGQVTTPGGR, from the coding sequence ATGAAAGGACTGCGACGCGTCACCACGTTGGCCATGGGCTGCTGCCTGGTGCTGACCGCCTGTTCGGGGGAATTCAAGGGCGTCTACGACCTGCCGCTGCCCGGCGGTGCCGACGTAGGCGACCACCCGTACCACGTCACCGTCCAGTTCGCCGACGTCCTCGACCTCGTGCCGCAGGCCGCGGTCAAGGTCGGCGACGTCCCGGTCGGGCGCGTGCAGGCCATCCGGCTCGGGACGGACGGCTGGACCGCCGAGGCCGTCGTCGAGGTCAACGGCGACGTCGTCCTGCCCGCCGACGCCGTCGCGCGGCTGCGCCAGTCCAGCCTGCTCGGCGAGAAGTTCGTCGAGCTGGCCGCGCCGGAAGGCGGCCAGGCGAAGGAAAAACTCGCCGACAACGCCGTGATCCCGGTGTCGCGCACCAACCGGAACCCGGAGTTCGAAGAGGTCTTCGGCGCGTTGTCGCTGCTGCTCAACGGCGGCGGCATCGGCCAGCTGCAGACGATCAACCGCGAGCTGTCGCGGGTGATGACCGGCAACGAGAGCCAGATCCGGTCGTTCCTCTCCGGCGTCGACACCCTCGCCACCGACCTGGACGCGCACCGCCAGGACATCACCGCCGCGCTCGACGGCGTCAACCGGCTGGCGACGACACTCGCCGACCGGGACAAGCAGGTCTCCGGCGCGCTCACCGATCTCACGCCGGGCCTGCGCACGCTGACCGACCAGCGCAGCCAGCTCGTGGCCATGCTCCAGTCGCTCGACGACCTCTCCGGCGTCGCCACCGACGTCATCCACAAGAGCAAGGACGACCTCGTCGCCGACCTGCGGGCGCTCGCCCCGATCCTGCACCGGCTCGCCGACGCCGGCGCGTCGCTGCCGAAGGCACTGGAAATCCTGCCGTCCTTCCCGTACACCGACGCGGTCATCCCGGCGATCAAGGGCGACTACCTCAACGTCTACGCGTCGGTGATCCCGGCTCCCGGCGTGACGCTGCCGCCGCCCGGCGAAGGCACCCCGCCGGGCCTGCCGACCCTGCCGCTGCCCTCGACCGGCCAGGTCACGACGCCGGGAGGCCGCTGA
- a CDS encoding RCC1 domain-containing protein — MAARFRIAHRRASVLLAVTLAAVPVVPGASASAQAPVTGGVVEWGFSNYILGPPPEAAEGLSEVSMGGLDAMGLKDGRVLVWGDNNFGQTEVPGAAASGVTAIAAGWGHELALKDGAVLAWGNDWYGQTDVPAEAKSGVTAISTSAMHNLALTAGGRVIGWGLRSDVPPAAASGVTAVSAGGDHSLAIKNGEVLAWGADDHGQTDVPAEAKSGVTAVSAGHQHSLALKDGRVIAWGRNDNHQADVPEAALSDVVAIEAGWTFSFALKSNGDYVAWGSDDVSESDPAGWGLCGPFLSVSSGDRFTVALKADPSAPC, encoded by the coding sequence GTGGCCGCCCGTTTCCGCATCGCCCACCGCCGGGCCTCCGTGCTGCTCGCCGTCACGCTGGCCGCCGTGCCGGTGGTGCCGGGCGCGTCCGCTTCCGCGCAGGCACCGGTCACCGGCGGTGTCGTGGAATGGGGGTTCTCGAACTACATCCTGGGCCCGCCGCCGGAAGCGGCCGAGGGGCTGAGCGAAGTCTCCATGGGCGGGCTGGACGCCATGGGCCTCAAGGACGGCCGCGTCCTGGTCTGGGGCGACAACAACTTCGGCCAGACCGAGGTCCCCGGCGCGGCGGCCTCGGGTGTCACCGCGATCGCCGCCGGCTGGGGCCACGAGCTCGCGCTCAAAGACGGCGCCGTCCTGGCCTGGGGCAACGACTGGTACGGCCAGACGGACGTGCCGGCCGAGGCGAAGTCCGGCGTCACCGCCATCTCCACCAGCGCCATGCACAACCTCGCCCTGACCGCCGGCGGCCGGGTGATCGGCTGGGGCCTGCGCTCGGACGTCCCGCCCGCGGCGGCTTCCGGGGTCACCGCCGTGTCCGCCGGCGGCGACCACAGCCTGGCGATCAAGAACGGCGAGGTGCTCGCCTGGGGCGCCGACGACCACGGCCAGACCGACGTGCCGGCCGAGGCGAAATCGGGCGTGACCGCCGTGTCCGCCGGCCACCAGCACAGCCTCGCGCTCAAGGACGGCCGGGTGATCGCCTGGGGCCGCAACGACAACCACCAGGCCGACGTGCCCGAGGCGGCGCTGTCGGACGTCGTCGCGATCGAGGCGGGCTGGACGTTCAGCTTCGCGCTCAAGAGCAACGGGGATTACGTCGCTTGGGGATCCGACGACGTGTCCGAAAGCGACCCGGCGGGCTGGGGGCTGTGCGGCCCGTTCCTGTCCGTCTCGTCGGGCGACCGGTTCACCGTCGCGCTCAAGGCCGATCCGTCCGCGCCCTGCTGA
- a CDS encoding PucR family transcriptional regulator, translating into MSVERGFEHAAPPAPLPRKLADILRPELASLAAEIVDEIRATIPAYARPLDGPYGKSIRAGVEYAITLFVAQIADPTVSKEQSHEVHHRLGQNEMREGRSLDTLQSAYRVGARVSWRRIMRVGRRSGLSSAVMSQLADAMLAFMDELASVALDGYLEAKARTAGALETWRRKLLHLILETPPASPKAIAELAQLIGWPVPADATPVAVSPSGGVAPARRHAGLDADILAELDTPDAKLVVPGELGGARLATLQVALPDCRLSIGPCVPLASVADSLRWARNALQLAERGVLTPRPVLRAEEHLATLLVNSDTGLVGTLRSRLFAPLADLTGKQQERLLETLRAWLDSQGNVVEIAERLGVHPQTVRYRMRQLQATFGEKLRDPAARFEMELALRAGAAPLPLRYPVSELLPSPRTGGARPQWTAR; encoded by the coding sequence ATGTCGGTGGAGCGCGGATTCGAACACGCTGCGCCGCCCGCCCCGCTGCCCCGCAAGCTCGCCGACATCCTGCGTCCGGAGCTGGCCAGCCTCGCGGCCGAGATCGTCGACGAGATCCGCGCGACCATTCCCGCCTACGCCCGGCCGCTCGACGGGCCCTACGGCAAGTCCATCCGGGCCGGCGTCGAATACGCGATCACGCTGTTCGTCGCCCAGATCGCCGACCCGACCGTGTCGAAGGAACAGTCCCACGAAGTGCACCACCGGCTGGGGCAGAACGAAATGCGGGAAGGCCGCAGCCTCGACACGCTGCAGTCGGCGTACCGCGTCGGCGCGCGCGTGTCGTGGCGGCGGATCATGCGTGTCGGGCGGCGAAGCGGGCTTTCCTCGGCGGTGATGTCCCAGCTGGCCGACGCGATGCTGGCGTTCATGGACGAACTCGCCTCCGTCGCGCTCGACGGGTACCTGGAGGCGAAGGCGCGCACGGCGGGCGCGCTGGAAACCTGGCGCCGCAAGCTTCTCCACCTGATCCTCGAGACGCCACCGGCCTCGCCGAAGGCGATCGCCGAGCTGGCCCAGCTGATCGGCTGGCCGGTGCCCGCCGACGCGACCCCGGTGGCCGTCAGCCCGTCCGGCGGCGTCGCCCCGGCCCGCCGCCACGCGGGCCTGGACGCGGACATCCTCGCCGAGCTGGACACGCCGGACGCGAAACTGGTGGTTCCAGGCGAGCTCGGTGGCGCCCGGCTGGCGACGCTGCAGGTGGCGCTGCCGGACTGCCGGCTCTCGATCGGCCCGTGCGTCCCGCTCGCGTCGGTGGCGGATTCCCTGCGCTGGGCCCGGAACGCATTGCAGCTGGCCGAACGCGGCGTGCTGACACCGCGTCCGGTGCTGCGCGCGGAAGAGCACTTGGCGACGCTGCTGGTCAACTCCGACACCGGCCTGGTCGGCACCCTGCGGAGCCGCTTGTTCGCGCCGCTGGCCGACTTGACGGGCAAGCAGCAGGAACGGCTGCTGGAGACGCTGCGGGCGTGGCTGGACAGCCAGGGCAACGTGGTGGAGATCGCCGAGCGCCTCGGCGTGCACCCGCAGACGGTCCGCTACCGCATGCGCCAGCTGCAGGCGACGTTCGGCGAAAAGCTCCGCGACCCGGCGGCGCGCTTCGAGATGGAGCTGGCGCTGCGCGCGGGTGCGGCGCCGCTGCCGCTGCGCTACCCGGTCAGCGAACTGCTGCCGTCGCCCCGCACCGGCGGCGCACGTCCACAGTGGACCGCACGGTAG
- a CDS encoding arginase family protein, translated as MTLINAVPQRQGAVGPRAAGLPDGCLALAELAGHVLGRPVHHVRQTREVSEVDRGIASRAVLTGPNRAAQLAALEAPGGPVLTIGGDCGVELVPIGVARFRYGPGLGVAWFDAHADLNTASTSPSGAFHGMVLRSLFGEGDPEFAADPALSPGSVALLGTRVFDPDERAAVSRGLAVTSSDALADVEKLYVHVDLDVLDPGEFPGLNYPEPDGWTIARLVSELDALAEFDVVGAGITECVGTPREVEVLEPVLAAIGRLLDPR; from the coding sequence GTGACGCTGATCAACGCGGTCCCGCAGCGCCAGGGCGCGGTGGGACCGCGGGCGGCGGGCCTGCCGGACGGCTGCCTGGCGCTCGCGGAGCTGGCCGGGCACGTGCTCGGCCGGCCCGTGCACCACGTCCGCCAGACCCGCGAAGTGTCCGAAGTAGACCGTGGCATCGCGTCGCGCGCCGTGCTGACCGGCCCCAACCGCGCGGCGCAGCTGGCGGCGCTGGAGGCACCCGGCGGCCCGGTGCTCACGATCGGCGGCGACTGCGGCGTCGAGCTGGTGCCGATCGGTGTCGCGCGCTTCCGGTACGGGCCCGGGCTGGGGGTCGCGTGGTTCGACGCCCACGCGGACCTGAACACGGCGTCGACGTCCCCGTCGGGCGCGTTCCACGGGATGGTGCTGCGGTCGCTGTTCGGCGAGGGCGACCCGGAGTTCGCGGCGGACCCGGCGCTTTCGCCGGGCAGCGTGGCGCTGCTGGGTACGCGGGTGTTCGACCCGGACGAGCGGGCGGCGGTTTCCCGGGGACTGGCGGTCACATCGTCCGACGCCTTGGCGGACGTGGAGAAGCTGTACGTCCACGTGGACCTGGACGTACTGGATCCGGGGGAGTTCCCGGGACTCAACTACCCGGAGCCGGACGGCTGGACGATCGCCCGCCTGGTGTCCGAACTGGACGCGCTGGCGGAGTTCGACGTGGTGGGCGCGGGCATCACGGAGTGCGTGGGCACGCCCCGCGAGGTCGAGGTCCTGGAACCGGTCCTGGCCGCGATCGGCCGCCTGCTCGACCCGCGCTAG
- a CDS encoding DUF6801 domain-containing protein — protein MAPRLTRRTAVRGALALVCAVSVTTGAFTGTGSAAPGTAATEAAPDGRAVTKTITASCPFADPVGPVKLDVKTEATLPASMTTGKPAAIDGLSVSFALPRAAAQQLLGTGAALEGGLTFQLLLEQGKSKDALVVPLTIAATPMPPEGDVPLVAKGKLAAFSPSAAGVLRIRLSAPELALGPTGAPAGHPAEQVACTTDGGQDLSFGTIAVLAATTPPSGKPAPDKKATPSPRPGTPRRHSLLAEEPPADDTVTTVLPLQPNQVNATSTVVRTGTVVRSSAAALINGVWRQVTDPNGTPLSSDITGEIALAPVRVSFLAYGFLPVSATVEFLPPDYRNGRLIHSAGTLFNGVLRDHLDVVARLSDVEINGAPLRVGPGCVTKEPASIDMMGPYDPFSSGEIGTDPANPDPKYRGFRLPEFTGCGVDEKLSSVFSGLTSGDGNQAHASLAIIALCTEADHRNCPPVMPIPAAVFRAGR, from the coding sequence ATGGCCCCACGGCTGACCCGGCGGACGGCGGTCCGCGGCGCGCTGGCGCTGGTGTGCGCGGTGTCGGTCACCACCGGCGCGTTCACCGGGACCGGCTCGGCCGCGCCCGGGACGGCGGCCACGGAGGCCGCACCGGACGGCCGCGCGGTCACGAAGACGATCACGGCGTCCTGCCCCTTCGCCGACCCGGTGGGGCCGGTGAAGCTCGACGTGAAGACCGAGGCCACGCTGCCCGCCTCGATGACGACGGGCAAACCGGCGGCGATCGACGGCCTGTCCGTGTCGTTCGCGCTGCCGCGTGCCGCCGCCCAGCAGCTGCTCGGCACCGGCGCCGCCCTCGAAGGTGGGCTGACCTTCCAGCTGCTGCTGGAGCAGGGCAAGAGCAAGGACGCACTCGTCGTCCCGCTGACCATCGCCGCCACCCCGATGCCGCCCGAGGGCGATGTTCCGCTGGTGGCCAAGGGAAAGCTCGCCGCGTTCTCGCCGTCCGCGGCCGGGGTGCTGCGGATCCGGCTGAGCGCACCGGAACTCGCGCTGGGCCCCACGGGCGCGCCCGCCGGTCACCCCGCCGAGCAGGTGGCCTGCACCACCGACGGCGGCCAGGACCTGTCCTTCGGCACGATCGCCGTGCTGGCGGCCACCACACCGCCGTCCGGGAAGCCGGCCCCGGACAAGAAGGCCACGCCGTCGCCCCGGCCGGGCACCCCGCGGCGGCATTCCCTGCTGGCGGAAGAGCCACCGGCGGACGACACCGTCACCACGGTGCTCCCGTTGCAGCCGAACCAGGTCAACGCCACCAGCACGGTCGTCCGGACCGGCACGGTCGTGCGCAGCTCGGCCGCCGCCCTGATCAACGGCGTCTGGCGGCAGGTCACCGACCCGAACGGCACGCCGCTGTCGAGCGACATCACCGGTGAGATCGCGCTCGCGCCGGTGCGGGTGTCGTTCCTCGCCTACGGGTTCCTCCCGGTGAGCGCGACCGTCGAGTTCCTGCCACCGGACTACCGCAACGGCAGGCTGATCCACTCGGCGGGCACGCTCTTCAACGGTGTCCTGCGCGACCACCTCGACGTGGTGGCCCGGCTGAGCGACGTCGAGATCAACGGCGCCCCGCTGCGCGTCGGGCCCGGTTGCGTGACGAAGGAGCCGGCGTCGATCGACATGATGGGCCCGTACGACCCGTTCTCCAGCGGCGAGATCGGCACCGACCCGGCCAATCCCGACCCGAAGTACCGCGGCTTCCGGCTCCCGGAGTTCACCGGCTGCGGCGTGGACGAAAAGCTCAGCTCGGTGTTCAGCGGCCTCACCTCGGGCGACGGCAACCAGGCGCACGCGAGCCTGGCGATCATCGCCCTGTGCACCGAAGCCGACCACCGCAACTGCCCGCCGGTGATGCCGATCCCGGCCGCGGTGTTCCGCGCCGGCCGCTGA
- a CDS encoding GntR family transcriptional regulator yields the protein MKIFVDTESGVAPWRQVHDQVVRAVTTGALPAGTRLPPIRQLARDLGLAPGTVARAYRELETAGWVATARARGTVVTLPAAPPDSAALLRSAAAGYVTQARELGADLATALAAVRAAYEHPA from the coding sequence GTGAAGATCTTCGTCGACACCGAAAGCGGCGTCGCCCCGTGGCGGCAGGTGCACGACCAGGTGGTCCGCGCGGTCACGACGGGCGCGTTGCCGGCGGGGACGCGGCTGCCGCCGATCCGCCAGCTGGCCCGCGACCTGGGCCTGGCGCCGGGAACGGTGGCGCGGGCCTACCGCGAGCTGGAGACGGCCGGCTGGGTGGCGACGGCCCGCGCCCGCGGCACGGTGGTGACCCTGCCCGCCGCTCCCCCGGACTCCGCGGCTTTACTGCGCTCTGCCGCGGCCGGCTACGTCACCCAGGCCCGCGAGCTGGGCGCGGATCTCGCCACGGCGCTCGCCGCGGTGCGCGCGGCCTACGAGCACCCGGCCTAG
- a CDS encoding MCE family protein, translated as MLTTRIRVQVLAFVVISLVTVAFVGANYAGIGRLFGGGYTVQLELAEGGGIFTGGEVTYRGVAVGRIGELRLTPSGMEADLVIDGSAPPIPANAQAVVANRSAVGEQYVDLQPRTADGPYLNAGSVIPREKTTLPMPVQHLLGDLDSLTASVPTGDLRTVVDELDDALRGTGPDLQVLLDTATSFTRDAAANLPQTAKLIDDGSTVLRTQLGSSADWRSFTSNAKLFAAQLSSSDGDLRRLIAAAPPAASELGSLLRENTPGLPVLLANLLTTAQVFQARTGPLEQLLVQTPKAVAATSTVFAHDQANLGLALTFYDPLPCRAGYESTRYRPSTDTSPLPFNTGASCTLEPGDASSVRGSQHLPHLPVPPAAVPGSGGAPLSASPGLAVSPTLEEMLWLGK; from the coding sequence ATGCTCACCACCCGGATCCGCGTCCAGGTCCTCGCGTTCGTAGTGATCTCGCTGGTCACCGTCGCGTTCGTGGGCGCGAACTACGCCGGGATCGGCCGGCTCTTCGGCGGCGGGTACACGGTGCAGCTGGAACTCGCCGAAGGCGGCGGCATCTTCACCGGCGGCGAGGTCACCTACCGCGGTGTCGCCGTCGGGCGGATCGGCGAACTCCGGCTGACACCGTCCGGGATGGAAGCGGACCTCGTCATCGACGGCTCCGCGCCGCCGATCCCGGCGAACGCGCAGGCCGTCGTGGCCAACCGGTCCGCCGTCGGCGAGCAGTACGTCGACCTGCAGCCGCGCACCGCCGACGGCCCGTACCTGAACGCCGGCTCGGTCATCCCGCGCGAGAAGACGACGCTGCCGATGCCGGTGCAGCACCTGCTCGGCGACCTCGACTCGCTGACCGCGTCCGTGCCGACCGGCGATCTGCGCACGGTCGTCGACGAGCTGGACGACGCGCTGCGCGGCACCGGCCCCGACCTGCAGGTCCTGCTGGACACGGCGACGTCGTTCACCAGGGACGCCGCGGCCAACCTGCCGCAGACGGCGAAGCTGATCGACGACGGCTCGACCGTGCTGCGCACCCAGCTCGGCTCCTCCGCCGACTGGCGGTCGTTCACGAGCAACGCCAAGCTCTTCGCCGCGCAGCTGTCCTCTTCGGACGGTGACCTGCGCCGGCTGATCGCCGCCGCGCCGCCCGCCGCGTCCGAGCTGGGCTCGCTGCTGCGCGAGAACACCCCGGGGCTGCCGGTCCTGCTGGCCAACCTGCTCACCACCGCGCAGGTGTTCCAGGCCCGCACCGGCCCGCTGGAGCAGCTGCTGGTCCAGACGCCGAAGGCGGTCGCGGCGACCTCGACCGTCTTCGCCCACGACCAGGCCAACCTGGGGCTGGCCCTGACCTTCTACGACCCGCTCCCCTGCCGGGCCGGGTACGAGAGCACGCGGTACCGGCCCAGCACGGACACCTCGCCGCTGCCGTTCAACACCGGCGCGTCCTGCACGCTGGAGCCGGGCGACGCGTCGTCGGTGCGCGGCTCGCAGCACCTGCCGCACCTGCCGGTGCCGCCGGCCGCGGTCCCCGGCTCCGGTGGCGCCCCGCTCAGCGCGTCGCCCGGCCTGGCGGTGTCCCCGACCCTCGAGGAGATGCTGTGGCTGGGAAAGTGA